The Xiphophorus maculatus strain JP 163 A chromosome 21, X_maculatus-5.0-male, whole genome shotgun sequence genome window below encodes:
- the foxh1 gene encoding forkhead box protein H1 yields the protein MTKHWPEQSRLAPAALCHSGEHRDHQLDFYRNVQRGFPSCGLAQQRPQQPAEMAPQQQQPSARTEHRGGATGLVDQTIPAHSSYQDGDDANAKLREVTRETWRTEREKSGSSSGKKKNYQRYPKPPYSYLAMIAMVIQRSPEKKLTLSEILKEISTLFPFFKGNYKGWRDSVRHNLSSYSCFVKVLKDPGKPQGKGNFWAVDLNRIPLDLLKRQNTAVSRQDETIFAQDLAPYILQGHKPESEPPPPPTECVTSLPPVSSGNPSPSQGDSFRPKLDSSFAIDSLLQSLRPTSATGDVVRDCWGEVECPRPSPPPRSRYASSASSVSPASTSSSSSDEEWKGLSHSGKRVPPNGEAGSEGYEDYRPPLHKSARRESVAPPWELPTSYAKYAPPNAVAPPSMRFNGGPLMPLHGGLPLYSYSSSPMAPAHFIGQSYWPILPSRRVSVQPPPLLMDLDNMLQSVPPNKSVFDALLPVNQNTYSHHQPQSQYTLQNGTHLNRYHQY from the exons ATGACAAAGCACTGGCCGGAGCAGAGCCGCCTGGCACCAGCCGCTCTGTGCCACAGTGGAGAACACCGCGACCATCAACTTGACTTCTACAGAAATGTGCAGCGGGGTTTTCCTTCCTGCGGTCTAGCCCAGCAGCGGCCTCAACAACCGGCTGAGATGGccccccagcagcagcagccctcTGCACGCACCGAGCACCGTGGCGGTGCCACTGGACTCGTGGATCAAACCATTCCAGCCCACTCTTCGTACCAGGACGGCGACGACGCCAACGCGAAGCTTCGGGAAGTGACGCGGGAGACGTGGAGGACTGAACGGGAGAAAAGCGGTTCTAGCAgtgggaagaagaagaactaCCAGCGGTACCCGAAGCCACCCTATTCCTACTTGGCTATGATCGCCATGGTTATCCAGCGGTCCCCAGAGAAGAAGCTTACACTATCAGAG ATCCTGAAGGAGATCAGTACCCTGTTTCCATTTTTCAAAGGGAACTACAAAGGGTGGCGAGATTCTGTGCGACACAACCTCTCCTCCTACAGCTGCTTTGTTAAG GTGCTGAAGGATCCAGGCAAACCTCAGGGTAAAGGGAACTTCTGGGCTGTGGACCTGAACCGTATTCCTCTGGATCTCCTGAAGAGGCAGAACACAGCTGTGTCGCGCCAAGATGAGACTATCTTCGCTCAGGATCTGGCACCCTACATCCTGCAGGGACACAAGCCGGAATCTGAGCCGCCCCCTCCTCCAACTGAGTGTGTGACCTCTCTCCCGCCCGTGTCATCAGGAAATCCTTCACCGTCGCAGGGCGACTCATTCAGGCCCAAGCTGGACTCGTCCTTTGCCATTGATTCCTTACTGCAGAGCCTGCGGCCGACGAGCGCTACTGGGGATGTGGTCCGAGACTGCTGGGGTGAGGTGGAGTGCCCTAGGCCCTCGCCGCCTCCACGCTCTCGTTACGCCTCCTCTGCCAGCTCGGTAAGCCCTGCCTcgacctcttcctcctcctctgatgAGGAATGGAAAGGCTTGTCCCACAGTGGGAAGCGTGTTCCTCCCAATGGTGAAGCAGGATCTGAGGGTTATGAGGACTACAGACCGCCATTGCACAAATCTGCCAGACGGGAGAGTGTTGCTCCTCCGTGGGAGCTTCCAACCTCCTATGCCAAGTATGCTCCCCCAAATGCAGTCGCCCCACCTAGCATGCGGTTTAACGGAGGCCCCTTAATGCCGCTGCACGGCGGACTACCACTTTACAGCTACAGTAGCTCTCCCATGGCGCCTGCCCACTTCATAGGTCAGTCCTATTGGCCGATTCTCCCCAGCAGGCGAGTCTCGGTTCAGCCCCCTCCTCTGCTCATGGACTTGGACAACATGCTGCAGTCGGTTCCTCCAAATAAGAGCGTGTTCGATGCACTGCTGCCCGTTAATCAGAACACTTACTCACATCACCAACCGCAGAGCCAGTACACCCTGCAGAACGGGACTCATCTCAACAGGTATCACCAATACTGA